GTCGGAGATGATCTGATATTTCATAAGTGCTACGTCCTTGGTAGATACACCTCTTGGGCCGTTTCTTCTCATTACGCGGTAAGCATCCACTATATTGAGATCGGGTTTTCTGTGGGTAATAAAGTCAGCAATACATTGATGCAAGCCGTTTCTGTGATAGAATCCTCTGTCCCATACATTACCCATAAGGTTTTTCATTGAGATGGTTAAGATGCTCGAATTATGGGTTTTCAGAATGGGAACATTGATAAATACATCCGATTCAAGCGCCAGCTCATGCTCTTTGGCCTTTTTAAGTGTCTTTCCCCTTGGGATATCTACTTCCTGGAAATAGCCTTCTGTATTGGCAGGTGCAACCTTTGCACCGGCATCCTTGGCGGCTTTTTCTATTCCGCTGGTATCATAGGCTTTTCTCCATTCATCAACTGGGTTATCAAATACATACACTCTTTTAGCCCCGGCGTCAAAACAATGTTCAACGATTCGTTTTACCAGTGCGGGATTGGTGTTTCCAGCCCTTTCAGGTGGAACATCCCATCCAATATTGGGCTTTACTGCAACAGTCTGGCCGGGTTTGACAAAGTTCTTCATACCCCCCATTGTTTCGATTGCCCGGTCGAACATTTTTTCGGGAGTACCCTCTCTGATAGCGACCAGATCGTATGGGAGAGAATTGTTGTTAACCGTGTTTGCGAAAATCCTGCCCGAACCCAATGAAGCCATTGAGCCGGCAAAAACTCCTGCGCCTATACTCTTTTTTAAAAATTCTCTTCTTCTCATAATACGCCTGTTTTTAAGTCCTTAATAGATCAATTTAGAAAGTGTAAAAATAATAATTAAAGCTGACTCGTAAAATCAGCATTTTTATTTTGAATTAGTCTAAATAGTGTTTGTCCATAAAGTCAAAGAGATTTGAAAGAGTCTCGTCTATAATGTTCGCTGGCAAGGCTTGCGAGTTTTGAATGCCAGGAGTTTACTTGATGTAATTGACTGGCATGAAAAACGAGCGTAACGCAGCCAGCGGATATTATAGACAGACTCTAAATAATAAAGTTTCCTTTCAAAATGGTTTTTATTAATTTAATACGTGTTTGTCCGGATTTTATTGTGGACTACCATTCGATGGAAAATTTGGTTTATATTCGCAGCCGAAATGAATTGGACCGAATTGCATATTAAGAAAGGGATTGCGTGTGTTTTTCTCATATCGGGTATGATCATTCTTGCAAAATTGTCTTCCTGCACGTTTCAGATGCCCCGGGAAGAACTCACCACGCAACAGCAGAATCATATTTCCCGTATCTTTTTGGCGGAAAAGATCAGACAATTCAGGGAAATTTTGCATCATAGCCATCAACGGTATCACTTTAACGGGAACATTCTGGTGGCCAGAGACGGAAAGATTATATTCAATGATTTTATCGGTTATGCCGATCTGGATACAAAAGATACCTTAACACTTCATTCGGTTTATCAGTTGGCTTCTCTTACCAAGCAGTTTACCGCCATGGCGGTAATTCAGCTCAAGGAAAGAGACAGTATTGATTATGATGACAAAATGGTGCAATATATTCCCGAATTTAAAGGGATTAACTATCATTATTACGACAGCATTACCATAAGGCATTTGTTGAATCATACTTCGGGCATGTCTAATTATTTATATTTGATTGAAAGATATACGGATCATAACCAAAAACCCTACAATGATGAGGTAGTAGATTTGCTGGCAAAGCATAAGCAATACCTGAGCTTTGAACCCGGAACCCGCTTTCAGTACAGCAATACAGGGTATATGGTTCTTGCCCTTATAGTGGAACGGGTTTCCGGAAAGCGGTTCGATGAATTTGTAGATGACAATATCTTTTCTCCCCTCAAAATGCACCATTCTTTTGTTTATAGTTCGGCTTACGGGAACAAAAATTCCAATAACCGTTTAAAAGGTTACAGAAGATACGGAAACAATTATTGGGTACCTGAAACTCAACATGACGGGGTAGTGGGTGATAAAGGAGTTTGTGCCCCGGCCATTGATCTTTATAAATGGGATCAGGCACTTTATTCCAATAAACTGGTATCGCAGGAGGCGCTTGAGGATATATTTGAGAGGGGAAAGCTGGAAAACGGACGCCGCATACCCTATGGGTTTGGTTTTCGACTGAAGAAAGATGCTGAAGGC
The window above is part of the Bacteroidales bacterium genome. Proteins encoded here:
- a CDS encoding DUF362 domain-containing protein; this translates as MRRREFLKKSIGAGVFAGSMASLGSGRIFANTVNNNSLPYDLVAIREGTPEKMFDRAIETMGGMKNFVKPGQTVAVKPNIGWDVPPERAGNTNPALVKRIVEHCFDAGAKRVYVFDNPVDEWRKAYDTSGIEKAAKDAGAKVAPANTEGYFQEVDIPRGKTLKKAKEHELALESDVFINVPILKTHNSSILTISMKNLMGNVWDRGFYHRNGLHQCIADFITHRKPDLNIVDAYRVMRRNGPRGVSTKDVALMKYQIISDDIVAADAAATKIFGKEVDNISHIEMAGKMGVGETDLSNLNIERIKM
- a CDS encoding beta-lactamase family protein, producing MIILAKLSSCTFQMPREELTTQQQNHISRIFLAEKIRQFREILHHSHQRYHFNGNILVARDGKIIFNDFIGYADLDTKDTLTLHSVYQLASLTKQFTAMAVIQLKERDSIDYDDKMVQYIPEFKGINYHYYDSITIRHLLNHTSGMSNYLYLIERYTDHNQKPYNDEVVDLLAKHKQYLSFEPGTRFQYSNTGYMVLALIVERVSGKRFDEFVDDNIFSPLKMHHSFVYSSAYGNKNSNNRLKGYRRYGNNYWVPETQHDGVVGDKGVCAPAIDLYKWDQALYSNKLVSQEALEDIFERGKLENGRRIPYGFGFRLKKDAEGNRVAYHNGLWNGFRNGIYRYLNDTSTIIILEHTDCKARGIIQRKIRNILHSPHHNVTRILAEKAINDGGEQAAEVYATMNKMNLEFSVRIEKLIEVQEYLREIDKHILARNVRTLIKAVEKSDGDT